A single genomic interval of Streptomyces sp. NBC_00663 harbors:
- a CDS encoding (2Fe-2S)-binding protein has product MRVNFTVNGRPQEADDVWEGESLLYVLRERMGLPGSKNACEQGECGSCTVRLDGVPVCSCLVAAGQVEGRDVVTVEGLADFAKQRAEHGGCASGACGTSMQDAQQWAAKGQDSQTGEGTELSPIQQAFIDAGAVQCGFCTPGLLVAADEMLERNPNPTDADIREALSGNLCRCTGYEKIMDAVRLAAARQGEAV; this is encoded by the coding sequence ATGCGCGTCAATTTCACGGTCAACGGCCGTCCGCAGGAGGCCGACGACGTCTGGGAGGGCGAGAGCCTGCTCTACGTCCTGCGTGAGCGCATGGGCCTGCCCGGCTCCAAGAACGCCTGCGAGCAGGGCGAGTGCGGTTCCTGCACGGTCCGCCTGGACGGTGTGCCGGTCTGTTCGTGTCTGGTCGCGGCCGGTCAGGTCGAGGGCCGTGACGTCGTCACGGTCGAGGGCCTCGCGGACTTCGCCAAGCAGCGCGCCGAGCACGGCGGTTGTGCGAGCGGTGCCTGCGGTACGTCCATGCAGGACGCCCAGCAGTGGGCGGCCAAGGGCCAGGACTCGCAGACCGGCGAGGGCACCGAACTCTCCCCGATCCAGCAGGCGTTCATCGACGCCGGCGCCGTCCAGTGCGGCTTCTGCACCCCGGGTCTGCTGGTCGCCGCCGACGAGATGCTGGAGCGCAACCCGAACCCCACCGACGCGGACATCCGCGAGGCGCTGTCGGGCAACCTGTGCCGCTGCACCGGCTACGAGAAGATCATGGACGCGGTCCGCCTCGCGGCCGCCCGGCAGGGAGAGGCGGTCTGA